One region of Nycticebus coucang isolate mNycCou1 chromosome 10, mNycCou1.pri, whole genome shotgun sequence genomic DNA includes:
- the LOC128597229 gene encoding ufm1-specific protease 2-like, translating into MDILFRIRGGLDLAFQLATANEFFIKKALKHMLCDLSTELSSNALVFRICHSSLYVWPHSDVNTIPGELTDSSACKTILRFIQFEQEEDIKRKFMRKKDKKLSDMHQIVNIDLMLEMSTSLAAVTPIIERENGGHHYVNMTLPVDVVVSVAPEETWGKVRKLLVDAIHSQLSDMEKCILKYMKGTSIVVPEPLHFLLPGKKNLVTISYPSGIPDGQLQAYRKELHDLFNLPHDRPYFKRSNAYHFPDEPYKDGYIRNPHIYLNPPNMETGMALVDAGDKPAAFVGSRQWIGSIEVQLVLNQLIGITSKILFVSQGSEIASQGRELANHFQSEGTPVMIGGGILAHTILGVAWNEITGQIKFLILDPHYTGAEDLQVILEKGWCGWKGPDFWNKDAYYNLRLPQRPNII; encoded by the coding sequence ATGGATATACTCTTCAGAATAAGAGGAGGCCTTGATCTGGCTTTTCAGCTAGCTACTGCTAATGAATTTTTTATCAAGAAGGCACTAAAACATATGTTGTGTGATCTGTCTACTGAGCTTTCTTCAAATGCGCTTGTGTTCAGAATTTGCCACAGTTCACTGTATGTATGGCCCCACAGTGATGTAAACACCATACCCGGAGAGCTGACTGATAGCTCTGCTTGTAAGACCATATTGCGCTTTATTCAATTTGAGCAGGAAGAAGATATAAAACGAAAATTcatgagaaagaaagacaaaaagttaTCGGACATGCATCAAATAGTAAATATAGATCTTATGCTGGAAATGTCAACCTCTCTGGCAGCTGTAACCCCCATCATTGAAAGGGAAAATGGAGGACACCACTACGTTAATATGACCTTACCAGTTGATGTAGTTGTATCTGTGGCTCCGGAAGAAACATGGGGAAAAGTTCGTAAACTCCTAGTTGACGCGATTCATAGTCAACTAAGTGATATggaaaaatgcattttgaaatatatgaaagGAACATCTATCGTGGTCCCTGAACCACTGCACTTTTtattaccaggaaaaaaaaatcttgtaacaATTTCATATCCATCAGGAATTCCAGATGGTCAGCTTCAGGCCTATAGAAAGGAATTACATGATCTCTTCAATCTCCCTCATGACAGACCTTACTTCAAAAGGTCTAATGCTTATCACTTTCCAGATGAGCCATACAAAGATGGTTACATAAGAAATCCACATATTTATCTTAATCCACCAAACATGGAGACTGGTATGGCACTAGTTGATGCCGGTGACAAACCAGCAGCATTTGTGGGATCACGGCAATGGATTGGATCCATTGAGGTTCAGCTGGTACTAAACCAATTGATTGGTATAACTTCAAAAATACTGTTTGTCAGCCAAGGTTCAGAAATAGCCTCTCAAGGACGGGAACTGGCTAATCATTTCCAAAGCGAAGGAACGCCAGTTATGATCGGGGGAGGAATTTTGGCCCACACAATACTTGGTGTTGCATGGAATGAGATAACAGGGCagataaaatttctaattctagaTCCACATTACACAGGAGCCGAAGATCTACAGGTTATTTTAGAAAAGGGCTGGTGTGGATGGAAGGGCCCAGACTTTTGGAACAAAGATGCTTACTATAATTTACGCCTTCCTCAGCGACCAAATATTATTTAA